A window from Theobroma cacao cultivar B97-61/B2 chromosome 3, Criollo_cocoa_genome_V2, whole genome shotgun sequence encodes these proteins:
- the LOC108661066 gene encoding uncharacterized protein LOC108661066 isoform X1: MQHSQQAYDDLEQHCFFTRHEQKLSSSLSLPWSSCERKQILTLHSHSHFLSKHNLRHRTVNVSMGLEMDSDLEKNCTLGLSPNTVLPSPRQCPNIEKRYPKGKPGHKDDLLRAKEAFTEISFRRYRSASCKNIQSRPVGPEGNAELKRGSIYQSSKEVRKMKKTGSVEGRRKIELSRSSDSSFSFRIVDSLCNSEEESSQERNPVMSGGSNLKSASITKPCLETCSSDDFIEICLSSNKRGKQSVETVGTDSKRDISFGCEPVVSALDDGNDLVGKDTVSNLHKSHSPKVEVPHSPSSSESDWFSKASSRARFSPIRKMFDPFMKSKSLRSPLGYVAEADNVKTIGMENMRRNRTFRKSLLHDFSHSPQNSELDSQFIKKDSIQSPVASSPVHLHGCLKVGVKQGVPFFEFSMNQPEDVFLAKTWKADNAFNWVYTFHSIGNRKKSNASIWGLSDSSKDSSIVAQMQVSCCLCSEIKDGGVLDNSMVTEFVLYDIAHARQHVSVLGSSGFDKTSTCSSPGLAVGCYESDDGFNLVKLRDHLNLASDSDEFELPSRSTPRLLADLHRNLEIAAIVIQVPFKKRESLKYRRGDKIGDVRHLNVLNVSTVEESKSNIQDSRSQEKVKVVIPTGNHGIPSSETQGPSSLLDRWRMGGGCDCGGWDMACPLVVFGNPSINCSEDQPLVDSERPFELFLQGAKEITPALTMTAIEGGYAVDFHAKLSTLQAFSICVAILHGTETSAGAGEAQSKHLSHCNSLKVLIEEEVKFLIESVTGEEKKVSKKVEAIPPSYVINPPFSPIARV; encoded by the exons GACTGTAAATGTATCAATGGGACTAGAGATGGATTCGGACTTAGAGAAGAACTGCACATTAGGTCTGAGTCCTAACACTGTTCTTCCATCTCCTCGACAATGTCCAAACATTGAAAAGAGATATCCAAAAGGAAAACCAGGTCATAAAGATGATTTATTGAGGGCAAAGGAGGCATTTACTGAAATCAGCTTTCGTCGCTACCGCAGTGCTTCTTGTAAGAACATTCAGTCTAGACCTGTTGGGCCAGAAGGTAATGCTGAGCTGAAGCGAGGTTCCATATACCAAAGCTCCAAAGAggtaaggaaaatgaaaaaaacagGTTCTGTCGAGGgaaggagaaaaattgaattatcGCGTAGTAGTGACAGCTCTTTTTCCTTCAGAATTGTCGATTCCCTTTGTAACTCAGAAGAGGAAAGCTCACAAGAAAGAAATCCAGTGATGTCCGGTGGCTCAAACTTGAAATCAGCATCCATTACCAAACCATGCTTAGAAACATGCTCATCAGATGACTTCATTGAAATCTGTCTAAGTTCAAACAAGAGAGGAAAACAGTCTGTGGAAACTGTAGGGACAGATAGCAAGAGGGACATTAGTTTTGGATGTGAACCTGTTGTCAGTGCTTTAGATGACGGTAATGACCTTGTTGGAAAAGACACAGTTAGCAATCTGCATAAGTCACACTCTCCTAAGGTCGAAGTGCCTCATTCACCCTCTTCATCAGAAAGTGATTGGTTCTCCAAAGCCAGCTCAAGGGCCAGATTTAGCCCAATTAGAAAGATGTTTGATCCATTCATGAAATCAAAGTCTCTGAGAAGTCCTTTGGGTTATGTAGCAGAAGCTGATAATGTCAAAACTATTGGGATGGAAAATATGAGAAGAAATAGGACATTTAGAAAATCTTTGTTACATGACTTCTCGCATTCACCTCAGAATTCAGAATTGGATTCCCAGTTTATCAAGAAAGATAGCATTCAGTCACCAGTGGCAAGCTCACCAGTTCACCTACATGGTTGTCTGAAGGTGGGAGTAAAACAGGGGGTACCATTTTTTGAGTTCTCAATGAATCAACCAGAAGATGTTTTTCTTGCGAAAACATGGAAGGCAGATAATGCTTTCAATTGGGTGTATACCTTTCACTCTATTGGCAATAGAAAGAAGAGCAATGCCAGTATATGGGGGTTGAGTGATAGTAGCAAAGATTCTTCAATTGTTGCGCAGATGCAAGTTTCCTGTTGTTTGTGCTCAGAAATTAAAGATGGTGGGGTTCTTGACAACTCCATGGTTACAGAGTTTGTTTTGTATGATATTGCACATGCAAGACAACATGTTTCTGTCCTAGGATCCTCTGGGTTTGATAAAACCTCTACTTGTTCTAGTCCAGGCTTGGCTGTGGGATGTTATGAATCAGATGATGGCTTTAATTTGGTGAAGCTTAGAGATCACTTAAATCTTGCTTCTGACagtgatgaatttgaattgCCAAGTAGATCAACTCCACGGCTACTTGCTGATTTGCATCGGAACCTTGAAATTGCAGCCATAGTTATTCAAGTACCATTTaagaagagagagagcttAAAATACAGAAGAGGGGATAAAATAGGTGATGTGAGGCATTTGAACGTACTCAATGTCTCTACGGTTGAGGAAAGTAAAAGCAACATACAAGATAGCAGGAGTCAAGAAAAAGTGAAGGTGGTTATTCCAACTGGAAACCATGGCATACCTAGTTCTGAGACCCAGGGTCCTTCATCACTACTGGATAGGTGGAGGATGGGTGGAGGCTGTGATTGTGGTGGCTGGGACATGGCCTGTCCCCTTGTAGTTTTTGGCAATCCCAGTATAAATTGTTCTGAAGATCAACCCCTGGTGGACAGTGAGCGGCCTTTTGAACTGTTTCTTCAG GGTGCCAAAGAGATTACACCAGCATTGACCATGACAGCCATTGAGGGAGGGTATGCAGTTGATTTCCATGCAAAGTTATCCACATTACAAGCATTTTCCATTTGTGTTGCTATATTGCATGGTACAGAAACTTCCGCTGGTGCTGGGGAGGCACAAAGCAAACATTTGTCCCACTGCAATTCACTAAAAGTGCTTATTGAGGAGGAAGTGAAATTCTTAATAGAATCGGTCACGGGGGAGGAGAAGAAAGTCAGCAAGAAGGTGGAAGCAATCCCACCATCTTATGTAATTAACCCTCCGTTCTCTCCAATTGCTCGCGTTTAG
- the LOC108661066 gene encoding uncharacterized protein LOC108661066 isoform X2 has translation MGLEMDSDLEKNCTLGLSPNTVLPSPRQCPNIEKRYPKGKPGHKDDLLRAKEAFTEISFRRYRSASCKNIQSRPVGPEGNAELKRGSIYQSSKEVRKMKKTGSVEGRRKIELSRSSDSSFSFRIVDSLCNSEEESSQERNPVMSGGSNLKSASITKPCLETCSSDDFIEICLSSNKRGKQSVETVGTDSKRDISFGCEPVVSALDDGNDLVGKDTVSNLHKSHSPKVEVPHSPSSSESDWFSKASSRARFSPIRKMFDPFMKSKSLRSPLGYVAEADNVKTIGMENMRRNRTFRKSLLHDFSHSPQNSELDSQFIKKDSIQSPVASSPVHLHGCLKVGVKQGVPFFEFSMNQPEDVFLAKTWKADNAFNWVYTFHSIGNRKKSNASIWGLSDSSKDSSIVAQMQVSCCLCSEIKDGGVLDNSMVTEFVLYDIAHARQHVSVLGSSGFDKTSTCSSPGLAVGCYESDDGFNLVKLRDHLNLASDSDEFELPSRSTPRLLADLHRNLEIAAIVIQVPFKKRESLKYRRGDKIGDVRHLNVLNVSTVEESKSNIQDSRSQEKVKVVIPTGNHGIPSSETQGPSSLLDRWRMGGGCDCGGWDMACPLVVFGNPSINCSEDQPLVDSERPFELFLQGAKEITPALTMTAIEGGYAVDFHAKLSTLQAFSICVAILHGTETSAGAGEAQSKHLSHCNSLKVLIEEEVKFLIESVTGEEKKVSKKVEAIPPSYVINPPFSPIARV, from the exons ATGGGACTAGAGATGGATTCGGACTTAGAGAAGAACTGCACATTAGGTCTGAGTCCTAACACTGTTCTTCCATCTCCTCGACAATGTCCAAACATTGAAAAGAGATATCCAAAAGGAAAACCAGGTCATAAAGATGATTTATTGAGGGCAAAGGAGGCATTTACTGAAATCAGCTTTCGTCGCTACCGCAGTGCTTCTTGTAAGAACATTCAGTCTAGACCTGTTGGGCCAGAAGGTAATGCTGAGCTGAAGCGAGGTTCCATATACCAAAGCTCCAAAGAggtaaggaaaatgaaaaaaacagGTTCTGTCGAGGgaaggagaaaaattgaattatcGCGTAGTAGTGACAGCTCTTTTTCCTTCAGAATTGTCGATTCCCTTTGTAACTCAGAAGAGGAAAGCTCACAAGAAAGAAATCCAGTGATGTCCGGTGGCTCAAACTTGAAATCAGCATCCATTACCAAACCATGCTTAGAAACATGCTCATCAGATGACTTCATTGAAATCTGTCTAAGTTCAAACAAGAGAGGAAAACAGTCTGTGGAAACTGTAGGGACAGATAGCAAGAGGGACATTAGTTTTGGATGTGAACCTGTTGTCAGTGCTTTAGATGACGGTAATGACCTTGTTGGAAAAGACACAGTTAGCAATCTGCATAAGTCACACTCTCCTAAGGTCGAAGTGCCTCATTCACCCTCTTCATCAGAAAGTGATTGGTTCTCCAAAGCCAGCTCAAGGGCCAGATTTAGCCCAATTAGAAAGATGTTTGATCCATTCATGAAATCAAAGTCTCTGAGAAGTCCTTTGGGTTATGTAGCAGAAGCTGATAATGTCAAAACTATTGGGATGGAAAATATGAGAAGAAATAGGACATTTAGAAAATCTTTGTTACATGACTTCTCGCATTCACCTCAGAATTCAGAATTGGATTCCCAGTTTATCAAGAAAGATAGCATTCAGTCACCAGTGGCAAGCTCACCAGTTCACCTACATGGTTGTCTGAAGGTGGGAGTAAAACAGGGGGTACCATTTTTTGAGTTCTCAATGAATCAACCAGAAGATGTTTTTCTTGCGAAAACATGGAAGGCAGATAATGCTTTCAATTGGGTGTATACCTTTCACTCTATTGGCAATAGAAAGAAGAGCAATGCCAGTATATGGGGGTTGAGTGATAGTAGCAAAGATTCTTCAATTGTTGCGCAGATGCAAGTTTCCTGTTGTTTGTGCTCAGAAATTAAAGATGGTGGGGTTCTTGACAACTCCATGGTTACAGAGTTTGTTTTGTATGATATTGCACATGCAAGACAACATGTTTCTGTCCTAGGATCCTCTGGGTTTGATAAAACCTCTACTTGTTCTAGTCCAGGCTTGGCTGTGGGATGTTATGAATCAGATGATGGCTTTAATTTGGTGAAGCTTAGAGATCACTTAAATCTTGCTTCTGACagtgatgaatttgaattgCCAAGTAGATCAACTCCACGGCTACTTGCTGATTTGCATCGGAACCTTGAAATTGCAGCCATAGTTATTCAAGTACCATTTaagaagagagagagcttAAAATACAGAAGAGGGGATAAAATAGGTGATGTGAGGCATTTGAACGTACTCAATGTCTCTACGGTTGAGGAAAGTAAAAGCAACATACAAGATAGCAGGAGTCAAGAAAAAGTGAAGGTGGTTATTCCAACTGGAAACCATGGCATACCTAGTTCTGAGACCCAGGGTCCTTCATCACTACTGGATAGGTGGAGGATGGGTGGAGGCTGTGATTGTGGTGGCTGGGACATGGCCTGTCCCCTTGTAGTTTTTGGCAATCCCAGTATAAATTGTTCTGAAGATCAACCCCTGGTGGACAGTGAGCGGCCTTTTGAACTGTTTCTTCAG GGTGCCAAAGAGATTACACCAGCATTGACCATGACAGCCATTGAGGGAGGGTATGCAGTTGATTTCCATGCAAAGTTATCCACATTACAAGCATTTTCCATTTGTGTTGCTATATTGCATGGTACAGAAACTTCCGCTGGTGCTGGGGAGGCACAAAGCAAACATTTGTCCCACTGCAATTCACTAAAAGTGCTTATTGAGGAGGAAGTGAAATTCTTAATAGAATCGGTCACGGGGGAGGAGAAGAAAGTCAGCAAGAAGGTGGAAGCAATCCCACCATCTTATGTAATTAACCCTCCGTTCTCTCCAATTGCTCGCGTTTAG
- the LOC108661066 gene encoding uncharacterized protein LOC108661066 isoform X3 encodes MSGGSNLKSASITKPCLETCSSDDFIEICLSSNKRGKQSVETVGTDSKRDISFGCEPVVSALDDGNDLVGKDTVSNLHKSHSPKVEVPHSPSSSESDWFSKASSRARFSPIRKMFDPFMKSKSLRSPLGYVAEADNVKTIGMENMRRNRTFRKSLLHDFSHSPQNSELDSQFIKKDSIQSPVASSPVHLHGCLKVGVKQGVPFFEFSMNQPEDVFLAKTWKADNAFNWVYTFHSIGNRKKSNASIWGLSDSSKDSSIVAQMQVSCCLCSEIKDGGVLDNSMVTEFVLYDIAHARQHVSVLGSSGFDKTSTCSSPGLAVGCYESDDGFNLVKLRDHLNLASDSDEFELPSRSTPRLLADLHRNLEIAAIVIQVPFKKRESLKYRRGDKIGDVRHLNVLNVSTVEESKSNIQDSRSQEKVKVVIPTGNHGIPSSETQGPSSLLDRWRMGGGCDCGGWDMACPLVVFGNPSINCSEDQPLVDSERPFELFLQGAKEITPALTMTAIEGGYAVDFHAKLSTLQAFSICVAILHGTETSAGAGEAQSKHLSHCNSLKVLIEEEVKFLIESVTGEEKKVSKKVEAIPPSYVINPPFSPIARV; translated from the exons ATGTCCGGTGGCTCAAACTTGAAATCAGCATCCATTACCAAACCATGCTTAGAAACATGCTCATCAGATGACTTCATTGAAATCTGTCTAAGTTCAAACAAGAGAGGAAAACAGTCTGTGGAAACTGTAGGGACAGATAGCAAGAGGGACATTAGTTTTGGATGTGAACCTGTTGTCAGTGCTTTAGATGACGGTAATGACCTTGTTGGAAAAGACACAGTTAGCAATCTGCATAAGTCACACTCTCCTAAGGTCGAAGTGCCTCATTCACCCTCTTCATCAGAAAGTGATTGGTTCTCCAAAGCCAGCTCAAGGGCCAGATTTAGCCCAATTAGAAAGATGTTTGATCCATTCATGAAATCAAAGTCTCTGAGAAGTCCTTTGGGTTATGTAGCAGAAGCTGATAATGTCAAAACTATTGGGATGGAAAATATGAGAAGAAATAGGACATTTAGAAAATCTTTGTTACATGACTTCTCGCATTCACCTCAGAATTCAGAATTGGATTCCCAGTTTATCAAGAAAGATAGCATTCAGTCACCAGTGGCAAGCTCACCAGTTCACCTACATGGTTGTCTGAAGGTGGGAGTAAAACAGGGGGTACCATTTTTTGAGTTCTCAATGAATCAACCAGAAGATGTTTTTCTTGCGAAAACATGGAAGGCAGATAATGCTTTCAATTGGGTGTATACCTTTCACTCTATTGGCAATAGAAAGAAGAGCAATGCCAGTATATGGGGGTTGAGTGATAGTAGCAAAGATTCTTCAATTGTTGCGCAGATGCAAGTTTCCTGTTGTTTGTGCTCAGAAATTAAAGATGGTGGGGTTCTTGACAACTCCATGGTTACAGAGTTTGTTTTGTATGATATTGCACATGCAAGACAACATGTTTCTGTCCTAGGATCCTCTGGGTTTGATAAAACCTCTACTTGTTCTAGTCCAGGCTTGGCTGTGGGATGTTATGAATCAGATGATGGCTTTAATTTGGTGAAGCTTAGAGATCACTTAAATCTTGCTTCTGACagtgatgaatttgaattgCCAAGTAGATCAACTCCACGGCTACTTGCTGATTTGCATCGGAACCTTGAAATTGCAGCCATAGTTATTCAAGTACCATTTaagaagagagagagcttAAAATACAGAAGAGGGGATAAAATAGGTGATGTGAGGCATTTGAACGTACTCAATGTCTCTACGGTTGAGGAAAGTAAAAGCAACATACAAGATAGCAGGAGTCAAGAAAAAGTGAAGGTGGTTATTCCAACTGGAAACCATGGCATACCTAGTTCTGAGACCCAGGGTCCTTCATCACTACTGGATAGGTGGAGGATGGGTGGAGGCTGTGATTGTGGTGGCTGGGACATGGCCTGTCCCCTTGTAGTTTTTGGCAATCCCAGTATAAATTGTTCTGAAGATCAACCCCTGGTGGACAGTGAGCGGCCTTTTGAACTGTTTCTTCAG GGTGCCAAAGAGATTACACCAGCATTGACCATGACAGCCATTGAGGGAGGGTATGCAGTTGATTTCCATGCAAAGTTATCCACATTACAAGCATTTTCCATTTGTGTTGCTATATTGCATGGTACAGAAACTTCCGCTGGTGCTGGGGAGGCACAAAGCAAACATTTGTCCCACTGCAATTCACTAAAAGTGCTTATTGAGGAGGAAGTGAAATTCTTAATAGAATCGGTCACGGGGGAGGAGAAGAAAGTCAGCAAGAAGGTGGAAGCAATCCCACCATCTTATGTAATTAACCCTCCGTTCTCTCCAATTGCTCGCGTTTAG